A window from Luteibacter flocculans encodes these proteins:
- a CDS encoding glycosyltransferase family 2 protein, with amino-acid sequence MTRLTVVIPAKNEAAALVELLPRVRSVLPDAEIIVVDDGSSDDTKGVCANAGVICLSSPYSMGNGAAIKRGARAASGEILAFMDGDGQHDPADVLRLLARLDQGFDMVVGARDWGSQAGVGRGLANTLYNWLATRMTGHVVEDLTSGFRVVRAARFREFLHLLPNGFSYPTTSTMAFFRSAYGVAYEPIKAAQRIGKSHIRPLKDGVRFLLIIFKIATLYSPLKLFAPVSFAFFALGCLNYLYTYLSYGRLTNGSTLMWSAAVIVFLIGLVSEQITALTYRRDG; translated from the coding sequence TTGACACGTCTGACTGTGGTTATTCCTGCGAAGAACGAGGCGGCGGCACTCGTTGAGCTTCTGCCACGCGTGCGCTCGGTACTGCCGGACGCGGAGATCATCGTCGTCGATGATGGATCCTCCGACGACACGAAGGGCGTTTGCGCGAACGCGGGTGTCATTTGCCTGTCTTCTCCCTATTCGATGGGTAATGGTGCTGCCATCAAGCGTGGGGCGCGCGCAGCCTCCGGCGAGATCCTTGCGTTCATGGATGGCGACGGTCAGCACGATCCCGCTGACGTATTGCGCCTGCTCGCGCGGCTGGACCAGGGTTTCGACATGGTGGTGGGAGCGAGGGATTGGGGCAGTCAGGCGGGCGTCGGTCGCGGGTTGGCCAACACGCTGTACAACTGGCTCGCTACCCGCATGACCGGTCACGTCGTGGAGGATCTGACGTCCGGCTTCCGCGTTGTGCGTGCGGCGCGTTTTCGGGAATTCCTGCACCTTCTTCCCAACGGCTTTTCGTACCCTACGACCAGCACCATGGCATTCTTTCGCAGCGCCTACGGCGTGGCCTATGAACCGATCAAAGCGGCGCAACGCATCGGCAAGAGCCACATTCGTCCGTTGAAAGATGGCGTGCGCTTCCTGCTCATCATCTTCAAGATTGCGACGCTGTACTCGCCGCTAAAGCTATTTGCTCCGGTGAGCTTTGCGTTCTTTGCTCTGGGCTGCCTCAATTATCTTTACACCTATCTTTCCTACGGACGCCTTACCAATGGAAGCACCTTGATGTGGAGTGCCGCAGTCATCGTGTTCCTCATCGGTCTGGTATCTGAGCAGATCACCGCGCTGACCTATCGCCGTGACGGATGA
- a CDS encoding glycosyltransferase produces MHELARRLTEWFDVFVVCPHAVGAVRSEMMDGVQVERYRYAPDSLETLVNDGGITTNLRRSSWKWLLVPTFILSHWIVARRLVTSGAVVHAHWILTPGLVARCLNAPYVITSHGADLFALRGRLPTAIKRWVLRRSAGMTVVSRAMLPLAQALRDGSPALVAPMGVDLQHVFTPDEQVAREAFRLLFVGRLVEKKGLDVLLRALPIVLSVRPEVRLTVVGFGPLEGELRSQCTHLGLDGVVTFAGAKPSSALVNEYRSAAAFVAPFRTAHSGDQEGLGLVLVEALGCGCPVVASDLPAVRDVLTDMPGVVRVPEADAPALASGILQILTSNAPAEVRLGRSRLVEQFDWDAVARRYADILLAAHRDAADGRG; encoded by the coding sequence GTGCATGAACTCGCGCGCCGCCTGACGGAGTGGTTTGATGTCTTCGTCGTGTGCCCTCACGCTGTCGGGGCGGTGCGTAGCGAGATGATGGACGGCGTGCAGGTCGAACGGTATCGCTACGCGCCGGACTCCTTGGAAACGCTGGTCAATGACGGGGGTATCACGACGAACCTTCGGCGGTCTTCGTGGAAATGGCTACTCGTGCCCACGTTTATCCTGAGCCATTGGATCGTCGCACGGCGTCTCGTGACGTCCGGTGCGGTGGTGCATGCCCATTGGATACTGACGCCAGGCCTTGTTGCTCGCTGTCTGAACGCACCCTACGTGATCACTTCGCACGGCGCCGATCTCTTTGCCCTGCGAGGACGCCTACCGACCGCCATAAAGCGTTGGGTTCTCAGGCGCAGTGCCGGTATGACGGTAGTCAGTCGGGCGATGTTGCCGTTGGCGCAAGCATTGCGCGATGGAAGCCCGGCCTTAGTGGCGCCCATGGGCGTGGATCTTCAGCATGTCTTCACGCCAGACGAGCAGGTGGCTAGGGAGGCGTTCCGGCTGCTGTTCGTTGGTCGCTTGGTCGAAAAGAAAGGGTTGGATGTTCTGCTTCGTGCCCTGCCCATTGTCCTGAGTGTTCGCCCTGAAGTAAGGCTGACAGTGGTCGGGTTCGGGCCTCTCGAAGGAGAACTGAGATCTCAATGCACTCATCTGGGGCTGGACGGTGTCGTAACGTTCGCAGGTGCCAAGCCATCGTCCGCTTTGGTGAATGAATACCGTTCGGCCGCTGCGTTTGTGGCGCCGTTCCGTACGGCCCATTCGGGCGACCAGGAGGGCCTTGGACTGGTTCTCGTGGAAGCGCTCGGTTGCGGCTGTCCAGTCGTCGCTTCGGATCTTCCGGCGGTACGTGACGTGCTGACAGACATGCCAGGAGTAGTCCGCGTGCCGGAAGCAGACGCTCCTGCATTGGCGTCGGGGATTCTGCAGATACTCACCAGCAACGCTCCCGCCGAGGTGCGCCTGGGGCGATCACGCCTCGTGGAGCAATTCGACTGGGACGCGGTCGCCAGGCGTTATGCCGATATCCTGCTTGCCGCACACAGAGACGCGGCCGATGGAAGGGGCTAG
- a CDS encoding glycosyltransferase family 2 protein encodes MGRLGRQDVAIPDRPSVGYSLLNMAPKHVVVIIPVFRDYDRARQTVAAILRCSVPSPFSVRVHVVDDGSGDGTAERLSEQFGGRIEIIGLPENLGRSAARNAGATNISADLLLFVDADCEPSDDRFLAAHLLSIREADVSMGVVEGQDDGFWHAYQQAARVRRDRLARRTFVAHFTTQNVMIDARLFNSVGGFDEAFKGYGFEDRDLAIRLARAGARFTIAPGARVIHRDTLDLAQVCRKMGEAGATTSQIFASRYPFEYRTLGYEAIDGQRHPWRGVLAKLLWPVFQPWTQHDAWLQWRLVPFKLRAGIVRIMVAVSYLRGTLRRHR; translated from the coding sequence GTGGGCCGTCTGGGCCGACAAGATGTGGCGATACCCGATCGCCCGAGCGTTGGATATTCCCTTCTGAACATGGCGCCCAAACACGTGGTCGTCATTATCCCGGTTTTCCGCGACTATGACCGGGCTAGACAGACCGTGGCGGCGATTCTGCGGTGCTCGGTCCCGTCACCGTTCTCGGTCCGTGTGCATGTTGTGGACGATGGCTCCGGCGACGGCACGGCCGAGCGCCTTTCTGAACAATTCGGTGGACGCATCGAAATCATCGGGCTTCCCGAAAACCTAGGGAGATCGGCCGCTCGCAATGCGGGCGCGACGAATATCAGTGCCGATCTACTACTTTTCGTCGATGCCGACTGCGAACCGAGCGACGACCGCTTCCTCGCTGCTCACCTCCTATCCATCCGGGAAGCCGACGTTTCCATGGGAGTCGTCGAAGGCCAGGACGACGGGTTCTGGCACGCGTATCAGCAGGCCGCACGGGTTCGCCGCGACCGACTGGCGCGCCGTACGTTCGTCGCGCATTTCACGACCCAGAACGTCATGATCGATGCAAGGCTATTCAACTCGGTCGGTGGGTTCGACGAAGCATTCAAGGGCTATGGTTTTGAGGACAGGGATCTCGCCATACGCCTGGCTAGAGCCGGCGCGCGCTTCACCATAGCGCCCGGAGCCCGCGTCATCCATCGTGACACGCTCGATCTCGCACAGGTCTGCCGAAAAATGGGCGAAGCCGGGGCAACGACGTCCCAGATATTCGCCTCGCGTTATCCATTCGAATATCGCACGCTTGGTTACGAGGCGATAGACGGCCAACGCCATCCCTGGCGTGGTGTACTGGCGAAACTCCTATGGCCCGTATTTCAGCCATGGACGCAGCACGACGCGTGGCTTCAATGGCGACTCGTTCCGTTCAAGTTACGGGCGGGTATCGTGCGAATCATGGTGGCGGTGAGCTACCTTCGCGGGACGCTCCGTCGACATCGCTAG
- a CDS encoding glycosyltransferase family 2 protein, producing MPDQSPASRPVLSIIVATYNAARTIERCLASVVSQSCRDWELIVIDGMSSDGTMAIVERFAPHIAYGASEPDDGIYDAWNKALARASGQYVCFLGADDAFSDADAVSALADATAGKSFDLVSSRCRWVNANGDAVGEGGGAWNFAKIGRRMPMCHPGLWHARSLFERYGHFEASYKITGDLDFLLRLPESTNALHVERITVNVEIAGISRAQVIRRLREQRRALATCPRFGPIRAWAVWADKMWRYPIARALDIPF from the coding sequence ATGCCAGATCAATCGCCAGCTTCGCGCCCCGTCCTCAGCATCATCGTCGCCACGTATAACGCTGCGCGAACGATAGAGCGCTGCCTCGCCTCGGTCGTGAGCCAATCCTGCCGTGACTGGGAACTGATCGTCATCGATGGAATGTCCTCCGATGGCACGATGGCGATCGTCGAACGCTTTGCTCCACACATCGCGTATGGCGCGTCAGAGCCCGACGACGGTATCTATGACGCATGGAACAAGGCTCTCGCCCGCGCTAGCGGTCAATACGTGTGTTTTCTCGGTGCCGATGACGCGTTCTCGGACGCCGACGCTGTTTCGGCGCTGGCGGATGCGACCGCAGGCAAGTCCTTTGATCTCGTATCGTCCCGTTGCCGTTGGGTGAACGCTAACGGAGACGCCGTCGGCGAAGGCGGAGGTGCCTGGAATTTTGCCAAGATCGGCAGACGAATGCCGATGTGTCATCCCGGACTTTGGCACGCCCGCAGTTTGTTCGAGCGGTACGGCCATTTCGAAGCCAGTTACAAAATCACTGGTGATCTCGATTTTCTACTGCGCCTCCCTGAGTCCACAAATGCCCTGCATGTGGAGCGCATCACGGTGAATGTGGAGATCGCGGGCATAAGCCGTGCCCAGGTGATACGCAGGCTGCGCGAGCAGCGGCGCGCGCTGGCGACCTGCCCGCGCTTCGGGCCGATACGCGCGTGGGCCGTCTGGGCCGACAAGATGTGGCGATACCCGATCGCCCGAGCGTTGGATATTCCCTTCTGA
- a CDS encoding glycosyltransferase family 4 protein, which yields MFVEGSGGCTPSKGSPLIPRVIFDHGIFVTQRFGGVSRYFSELARGIARAGVAVEIHSPIYVTDAVRGLAGDGVAVKGRHVPVFPGVTWLGHGLAKFGTRREKGAVVHETWYLERHRRALGGAPRALTVHDMICERFPRDVRGADVQARRKRQAVERADLIFCVSETTRADAADLWSIAADRMIVTPLAASLPVYPRSRPSKPFILYVGHRAGYKNFELLLQAYQRSARLRSDFALVCFGGPRFDDGEKQAALRAGDVQHVAGSDAVLANLYARADVLVCTSLYEGFGLPLLEAMAAGCPVVAVRGGSTPEVGGPAARYVGGADSAELAYALETLLYDESALMDLSERGRARSRSFSWDRTAALTVHGYMELWS from the coding sequence ATGTTCGTCGAAGGCTCTGGGGGGTGTACCCCCTCGAAGGGTAGTCCATTGATACCACGGGTTATTTTCGATCACGGGATTTTCGTGACCCAGCGGTTCGGCGGTGTGTCGCGGTATTTCTCGGAGCTGGCGCGCGGCATAGCGCGTGCGGGCGTGGCGGTCGAAATCCACAGCCCGATCTACGTTACGGATGCCGTGAGAGGGCTCGCAGGAGACGGCGTCGCGGTCAAGGGTCGGCATGTCCCCGTGTTCCCGGGTGTCACGTGGCTCGGTCATGGTCTGGCGAAGTTCGGCACGCGACGCGAGAAGGGTGCCGTAGTCCACGAGACCTGGTACCTGGAGCGACATCGTCGCGCACTCGGCGGGGCACCCCGTGCCTTGACCGTGCATGACATGATCTGCGAGCGATTTCCCCGAGACGTAAGAGGCGCCGATGTCCAGGCGCGTCGAAAACGGCAGGCTGTAGAACGTGCCGATCTGATTTTCTGCGTTTCCGAAACGACGCGCGCCGATGCGGCGGACCTCTGGAGCATCGCGGCTGATCGCATGATCGTAACGCCCTTGGCCGCTTCGCTCCCGGTGTATCCGCGATCGAGACCCTCCAAGCCCTTTATTCTGTATGTCGGCCACCGGGCCGGCTACAAGAACTTCGAGCTGCTGCTCCAGGCCTATCAGAGGAGCGCGCGCCTTCGCTCGGACTTCGCATTGGTCTGTTTTGGCGGGCCGCGCTTCGATGACGGGGAGAAGCAGGCTGCGCTCCGCGCGGGTGACGTTCAGCATGTCGCCGGTAGCGATGCCGTTCTGGCGAATCTTTACGCGCGCGCCGATGTACTGGTATGCACGTCCCTGTATGAAGGCTTTGGTCTGCCGCTGCTGGAAGCGATGGCGGCAGGGTGTCCGGTCGTCGCCGTCCGAGGCGGTTCGACCCCGGAGGTGGGCGGACCAGCGGCTCGCTATGTCGGGGGTGCCGACTCGGCCGAACTGGCGTACGCACTCGAGACGCTTCTCTATGACGAATCGGCTTTGATGGACCTCAGCGAGCGTGGACGTGCCCGAAGTCGTTCCTTCTCCTGGGATCGAACGGCAGCTCTCACGGTACATGGCTACATGGAACTTTGGTCATGA